A window of the Drosophila simulans strain w501 chromosome 2L, Prin_Dsim_3.1, whole genome shotgun sequence genome harbors these coding sequences:
- the LOC6739222 gene encoding uncharacterized protein LOC6739222 gives MSMQHHNLAAKNYRMETVNRTINMRARNKKEKELIGRASEISETKTKTKPKAEATGKRICPPRKHPERKTREERTIEKFRNIDFFGQRDSNNILTVQNLEFPDVNVKRTELHKRDECGKVVIRARGRDFESSSNSHFRDGIETVKLRKSVCSTTSTAKDSQSDSFQNRGSIRESSEKEPDSDELVDSMHLPSTRPPHFKGEEWRRPCPASFVAGAPRPRIGRCPKNYEQLAKLTPARQKFFLTQDPRKTHCLVNPVALRHKPLTKEQEFSLISKLVKHGDNLCASTASETSDTHICEVIDLQNPLRLDFHGMDYKTTYEQDEVEQQNALTFWRVQRYMARRKAKKNTKVNVEAELKQERLAVPQRYNTTIKDTPVETPSPPPSPRLVHLYRSPDKPANKLKIEEERRRRAARYKDIYLRKKQREEEQLQERRKQEAAIKEIEGRTVAEADLRADVAVIDDAIERSFRKHVELKPIIRKRKVFPKTLTETERLKAIMHREDCVRRDKARVTQQFYLERTGKHKYMPDAEQQLACDESIEGSVGSTPSEQSSDDEDYLQVGKIGDQFQLRGFHFKHGDGLRGKLHRHQIMQGQRTVKGCLTREDWLNQLVPHKEPIKLDVERGIIKVLDPDDPNLDLFPPEPLLVRRRERQSAVREFVQQKLGLHYHRRLRKNLKIVKPKPAYNVRKFNLIRYVFPEKVLVPDDRIPVEEMEVLDATKVNTTLEYLDLKQQLAKSKRQKKKLARMQLLGLPCIEKEQLRAADPCLEVEEELDVDWVPTPEPPYNEGEGQSRQEGGCDRPPRGPWKPTQFVVPENARSAEYSGSSGIQCATSGQEGTAMERYPGGKESQPSRWRGNMPAPKEREKTLTIHPRRKRDYAAERVPSAIFNEVLQNSPLPLLEQPEPEKLRFANVRTKKRPYTEIFEARHHHDHWAPTQVKNVHVQYQPKTVMPEITKVEKKVKQPVAKFARAKPPSSKYVNMDLTMPSYDFDKMISEHLAATRTDNKEAAGEKVPDLCRPYDFVFHSRDPEELAKLDFPGRKQYLDLLRETREAIYETKDIEPGEERLLVDRKAVVAELEEDLKSIENCLSSLTSSECTDLSNDSGSYMVIEDKTKLPLDYIRKPLVPFEEMRRARFHAAVIDVNAEEEDPYRMLPFSGQHKEQADMLGPKDTFFTFSTRLRNSLRLRLEVEVPDVRKTLLGPGNRKYYGAVITDLDENYIEEMKSRATIKSFKFKTSIQLLKDAMRLKYESLLIQGQMVRTKIYDRMNERHWVDMKNTKNLYEALFAKWKKKEYNAAMTMVYQVKSYYETTDKLKQEYRELERELMMLNMDIVFIEGHWIRCIMLQNFHYLMGDQDWRAENDWIHLVSKGTRKNSVKSDADDEQAAEDMEEEDMELEPYDVSIAKRAIVNIRVRDKDDAWAIRAFYYDVYMQKVHPILQVFPDAESFLQGIDSLKNKTFMLLLEMHFTLSIHTELQGRLETFVDWCTKDLKEKQEYVARKSAKKFFMEDRAREMEQRVHQYLGRPIEETIADEDFNKHRAVLAEVWRRVVPDSVRGTSDVLPSAADMVAAISDVVMEILSKFEHMDIEKVRSVEATLRKRRRYREKLSYQAYQVERRIDMEMKKVRRNLEPPYKKPKREGRLPRLYLKKKIIPEEKEVMVISENTKNFVRAFREDGYTGDQITHTSLLTVDNMQEQIVPFYFDHFLKLNGYTPNYNFRTNVDMRDGPEFSRLKVREVLPDVLARLENWETMHKKIMEENIQRNPKMYENVI, from the exons ATGTCGATGCAACACCATAACTTGGCGGCCAAGAACTATCGGATGGAGACGGTGAATCGCACAATAAACATGCGTGCCCggaacaaaaaggaaaaggaattGATTGGTCGCGCCTCTGAGATATCGGAGACCAAGACTAAGACCAAGCCGAAAGCTGAAGCTACCGGCAAGCGGATATGTCCACCGCGTAAGCATCCGGAGCGGAAGACGCGAGAGGAGCGGACCATCGAGAAGTTCCGCAACATCGACTTCTTTGGCCAGCGCGACTCGAACAACATACTGACGGTCCAGAATCTGGAGTTTCCCGACGTCAACGTCAAGCGCACGGAGCTGCACAAGCGCGACGAGTGCGGCAAGGTCGTCATCCGGGCCAGAGGACGTGACTTCGAGAGCTCGAGCAACTCCCACTTCAGGGACGGCATCGAGACGGTGAAGCTTCGCAAGAGTGTCTGCTCCACGACGAGCACGGCAAAGGATTCACAGAGCGACAGTTTCCAAAACCGCGGGTCGATCAGGGAGTCGTCCGAGAAAGAACCCGACTCGGATGAGCTAGTTGACTCCATGCACTTGCCCTCTACGCGACCGCCCCATTTCAAGGGCGAGGAGTGGCGACGACCGTGCCCGGCCAGCTTCGTGGCCGGTGCACCAAGGCCACGCATTGGCCGATGTCCCAAGAACTACGAGCAGCTGGCCAAACTGACGCCCGCCAGGCAGAAGTTCTTCCTTACCCAGGATCCGCGCAAGACCCACTGCCTGGTCAATCCGGTGGCGTTGCGCCACAAGCCGCTGACCAAGGAGCAGGAGTTCAGCCTGATCAGTAAGCTGGTCAAGCATGGAGACAATCTCTGCGCCAGCACCGCATCGGAGACATCCGACACGCACATCTGCGAGGTGATCGATCTGCAGAATCCGCTGCGACTAGACTTTCACGGCATGGACTACAAGACGACGTACGAGCAGGACGAGGTCGAGCAGCAGAACGCGCTGACCTTTTGGCGCGTCCAGCGGTACATGGCGCGGCGAAAGGCGAAGAAGAACACCAAGGTAAATGTCGAGGCCGAGCTGAAGCAGGAGCGTCTGGCCGTGCCGCAGCGCTACAATACGACGATCAAGGACACGCCCGTAGAGACGCCATCGCCGCCGCCATCGCCACGACTGGTGCATCTGTATCGCAGTCCGGACAAGCCGGCCAACAAGCTGAAGATCGAGGAGGAGCGTCGGCGACGCGCCGCCCGATACAAGGACATCTATCTGCGAAAGAAGCagcgcgaggaggagcagctgcaggagcGGCGCAAGCAGGAGGCGGCAATCAAGGAGATCGAAGGACGCACGGTCGCCGAAGCGGATCTGCGTGCCGATGTGGCGGTCATCGACGATGCCATTGAGCGCAGCTTCCGCAAACACGTGGAGCTCAAGCCCATCATCCGGAAACGCAAGGTCTTCCCCAAAACCCTAACCGAAACGGAGCGCCTGAAGGCCATCATGCATCGCGAGGATTGTGTGCGTCGCGACAAGGCGAGGGTCACCCAGCAGTTCTATCTGGAGCGCACTGGCAAGCACAAGTACATGCCGGAtgcggagcagcagctggcctGCGACGAGAGTATCGAGGGCAGCGTGGGCTCCACGCCCAGCGAGCAGAGCAGCGACGACGAGGACTACCTGCAGGTGGGCAAGATCGGCGACCAGTTCCAACTGCGTGGCTTCCACTTCAAGCACGGCGACGGGCTGCGCGGCAAGCTCCATCGCCATCAAATCATGCAGGGCCAGCGGACGGTGAAGGGCTGTCTCACGCGCGAGGATTGGCTCAACCAGCTGGTGCCGCACAAGGAGCCCATCAAGCTGGACGTGGAGCGCGGCATTATCAAG GTTCTTGACCCCGACGACCCGAACTTGGACCTCTTCCCACCGGAGCCACTGCTGGTGCGGCGGCGTGAACGCCAAAGCGCAGTCAGGGAGTTCGTCCAACAGAAGCTTGGACTCCACTACCACCGACGACTGCGCAAGAATCTGAAAATAGTCAAACCGAAGCCGGCGTACAATGTGAGGAAGTTTAATCTCATCCGCTACGTGTTTCCCGAGAAAGTGCTTGTGCCAGACGATCGCATTCCGGTGGAGGAAATGGAGGTGCTCGATGCCACAAAGGTGAACACCACGCTGGAGTATCTGGATTTGAAGCAGCAGTTGGCCAAGTCCAAGCGCCAAAAGAAGAAACTTGCCCGGATGCAGTTGCTCGGCCTGCCCTGCATCGAGAAGGAGCAGCTGAGGGCGGCGGATCCTTGtctggaggtggaggaggaacTGGACGTGGACTGGGTGCCAACTCCAGAGCCTCCATACAATGAGGGCGAGGGTCAGTCGCGTCAGGAGGGCGGATGCGACCGACCACCAAGGGGACCTTGGAAACCCACTCAATTCGTGGTTCCAGAAAATGCTCGCAGTGCTGAATACTCTGGCAGTTCCGGCATACAGTGCGCCACTTCTGGCCAGGAAGGCACCGCCATGGAACGCTATCCTGGCGGCAAGGAGTCCCAGCCATCACGTTGGCGAGGAAATATGCCTGCACCCAAGGAGCGCGAGAAGACCCTGACGATTCATCCGCGCCGGAAACGTGATTACGCCGCCGAGCGAGTTCCGTCGGCGATTTTCAACGAAGTGCTGCAGAACTCCCCCCTGCCGCTCCTGGAGCAACCGGAACCGGAGAAGCTGCGCTTCGCCAATGTGAGGACCAAAAAGCGACCATACACAGAGATATTCGAGGCCAGACACCACCACGACCACTGGGCACCGACCCAAGTGAAGAACGTCCATGTGCAGTATCAGCCGAAGACCGTTATGCCTGAGATTACAAAGGTGGAGAAGAAGGTCAAGCAGCCGGTGGCGAAATTTGCGCGTGCCAAGCCGCCCAGCAGCAAGTACGTCAACATGGACTTGACCATGCCCAGCTATGACTTCGACAAGATGATATCCGAGCACCTGGCCGCCACCCGGACGGACAACAAGGAGGCTGCCGGCGAAAAGGTCCCCGACCTGTGCCGACCATACGACTTCGTCTTCCACTCGCGCGATCCCGAGGAGTTGGCCAAGCTGGATTTCCCTGGGCGTAAGCAGTATCTGGATCTGCTGCGCGAGACTCGCGAGGCCATTTACGAGACCAAGGATATCGAGCCAGGCGAAGAGCGCCTGCTGGTGGATCGCAAAGCGGTTGTCgccgagctggaggaggatcTGAAGAGCATCGAGAACTGTCTCAGCTCGTTGACCAGCTCCGAATGCACCGATCTGTCCAACGACAGTGGTAGCTACATGGTCATCGAGGACAAGACCAAGCTGCCCCTCGACTACATCCGCAAGCCACTGGTGCCCTTCGAGGAGATGCGACGTGCACGCTTCCACGCCGCGGTGATTGACGTGAATGCCGAAGAGGAGGATCCCTACCGCATGCTGCCCTTTTCGGGCCAGCACAAGGAGCAGGCCGATATGCTGGGGCCCAAGGACACGTTTTTTACCTTCAGCACCCGGCTGCGGAACAGCCTGCGACTGCGGCTGGAAGTCGAGGTGCCCGATGTCCGCAAAACGCTGCTCGGACCCGGAAACCGCAAGTACTACGGAGCGGTGATCACCGACCTGGACGAGAACTACATTGAGGAGATGAAAAGTCGCGCCACCATCAAGTCGTTCAAGTTCAAGACCAGCATCCAGCTGCTCAAGGACGCCATGCGGCTAAAGTACGAGTCCTTGCTGATCCAGGGCCAGATGGTGCGTACCAAGATCTACGATCGCATGAATGAGCGCCACTGGGTGGACATGAAGAATACCAAGAACCTGTACGAGGCACTCTTCGccaagtggaagaagaagGAGTACAACGCCGCCATGACGATGGTGTACCAGGTGAAGTCCTACTACGAGACCACTGACAAGCTCAAGCAGGAGTACCGCGAACTGGAGCGCGAGCTGATGATGCTTAACATGGATATTGTGTTCATCGAGGGCCACTGGATCCGTTGCATCATGCTGCAGAACTTCCACTACCTGATGGGCGACCAGGACTGGCGGGCGGAGAACGATTGGATACACTTGGTCTCCAAAGGAACGCGCAAGAACAGTGTGAAGAGCGATGCCGACGACGAGCAAGCGGCAGAGGACATGGAAGAGGAGGACATGGAACTGGAGCCGTATGACGTGTCCATTGCGAAGCGAGCCATTGTCAACATTCGGGTTCGCGACAAGGATGATGCCTGGGCCATCCGCGCCTTCTACTACGATGTCTACATGCAAAAGGTCCATCCCATCCTGCAGGTCTTCCCCGACGCCGAGTCCTTTTTGCAGGGCATCGATAGCCTTAAGAACAAGACCTTCATGCTGCTCCTGGAAATGCACTTTACATTGTCCATTCACACCGAGCTCCAGGGCCGACTGGAGACATTCGTCGACTGGTGCACCAAGGATTTGAAAGAGAAACAGGAATACGTGGCCCGCAAGTCGGCCAAGAAGTTCTTCATGGAGGACCGTGCCCGCGAGATGGAGCAGCGAGTCCACCAGTACCTGGGCCGGCCCATCGAGGAGACGATAGCGGACGAGGACTTCAACAAGCACCGCGCCGTCCTGGCCGAGGTGTGGCGCCGTGTGGTTCCGGACTCGGTACGCGGCACCAGCGACGTGCTGCCCAGTGCCGCCGACATGGTGGCCGCCATCAGCGATGTGGTCATGGAGATTCTCTCCAAGTTCGAGCACATGGACATCGAGAAAGTGCGGAGCGTGGAGGCCACTCTGCGCAAGCGGCGCCGCTACAGGGAGAAGCTCTCCTACCAGGCCTACCAGGTGGAGCGCCGCATCGACATGGAGATGAAGAAGGTGCGCCGCAACCTAGAGCCACCATACAAGAAGCCCAAGCGCGAGGGTCGTCTGCCAAGGCTCTACCTCAAGAAGAAGATCATACCCGAGGAGAAGGAGGTGATGGTGATATCCGAGAACACAAAGAACTTTGTGCGTGCGTTCCGCGAGGACGGTTACACCGGTGACCAGATCACCCACACCTCGCTGCTGACCGTGGACAACATGCAGGAGCAGATCGTGCCCTTCTACTTCGACCACTTCCTCAAGCTCAACGGCTACACGCCCAACTACAACTTCAGGACCAACGTTGATATGCGCGACGGTCCCGAGTTTAGTCGCCTCAAGGTGCGCGAGGTCCTGCCGGATGTCCTGGCCAGACTGGAGAACTGGGAGACGATGCACAAGAAGATCATGGAGGAGAACATTCAGAGGAACCCCAAGATGTACGAGAACGTGATATAg
- the LOC6731180 gene encoding mucin-5AC, translating into MKYAIVIACAALAVASINAASVPGVQPGGQPGVKAIDNQLYRRYVCVHKPDGFRALVPGSCSQYYECQSGVALVNVCSRFFDAKAQGCVNYNTGCIEFQPASASSPVGGSIAAVPCAEETTTCAPQITTTTTCTPSITTTTCAPTTTTTCTPASVTTTTTCAPEITTTTTCTPVITTTTTCVPTTTTTCTPATTTTCTPEITTTTTCAPTTTTTSTPASTTTCTPEITTTTTCAPTTTTTCAPTTTTTCAPTTTPTSAPTTTTTCTPAIVTTTTTCEPEITSTTTCTQEITTTTTCAPTTTTTSTPATTTTCTPEITTTTTCAPTTTTTCAPTTTPTSAPTTTPTSTSTTTTTCTPAIVTTTTTCEPEITSTTTCTQEITTTTTCAPTTTTTTTTCTPATTTTFTPEITTTTTCAPTTTTTCAPTTTPTSAPTTTTTCTPAIVTTTTTCEPEITSTTTCTQEITTTTTCASTTTTTCTPATTTTCTPEITTTTTCAPTTTTTCAPTTSAPTTTTTCTPAIVTTTTTCAPEITTTTTCTPEITTTTTCAPATTTTCAPGITTTTTCAPATTTTCASETTTSCASTTTTECGPVNGVSGSSKARPTSVKVRPARPVRPAVRPALEIDELSAPQAQELTMSTYTKYVCRNKPDGFMLASLKSCSDYYICRYGKPLLVSCGDKYFNALKGICDLPENTRCVQPQA; encoded by the exons ATGAAATACGCCATAG TAATTGCCTGTGCCGCCCTTGCGGTGGCCAGCATCAATGCCGCCAGTGTGCCGGGCGTGCAGCCGGGCGGGCAGCCGGGCGTTAAGGCAATCGACAACCAACTCTACCGCCGTTATGTGTGCGTTCATAAGCCCGATGGATTCCGCGCTTTGGTCCCCGGAAGTTGCTCCCAGTACTACGAGTGTCAGTCAGGTGTGGCCCTTGTCAACGTCTGCTCGCGCTTCTTCGATGCCAAGGCCCAGGGCTGTGTCAACTACAACACTGGCTGCATAGAGTTTCAGCCTGCATCGGCAAGCTCTCCTGTAGGAGGCTCGATCGCCGCAGTGCCGTGTGCGGAGGAAACTACAACCTGTGCACCACAAAtcacaactacaacaacctgCACGCCATCTATCACAACCACAACCTGCGcaccaacaaccacaacaacctGTACACCAGCCAGCgtaacaaccacaacaacctGTGCGCCAGAAattacaactacaacaacatgTACACCAGTAattacaactacaacaacctgTGTaccaacaaccacaacaacctGTACACCAGCTACGACAACAACATGTACCCCAGAAattacaactacaacaacctgtgcaccaacaaccacaacaaccagTACACCAGCTTCGACAACAACATGTACCCCAGAAattacaactacaacaacctgcgcaccaacaaccacaacaacctgtgcaccaacaaccacaacaacctGTGCACCAACAACCACTCCAACCAGTGcaccaacaaccacaacaacctGTACACCAGCAATCGTAACAACCACTACAACCTGTGAACCAGAAATTACGTCTACAACCACATGTACCCAAGAAattacaactacaacaacctgTGCAccaacgacgacaacaaccaGTACACCAGCTACCACAACAACATGTACTCCAGAAattacaactacaacaacctgTGCACCAACAACCACGACAACCTGTGCACCAACAACCACTCCAACCAGTGCACCAACAACCACTCCAACCAGTACatcaacaaccacaacaacctGTACACCAGCAATCgtaacaaccacaacaacctGTGAGCCAGAAATTACGTCTACAACCACATGTACCCAAGAAattacaactacaacaacctgTGCACCAACGACCACAACGACCACAACAACCTGTACACCAGCTACCACAACAACATTTACTCCAGAAattacaactacaacaacctgTGCACCAACAACCACGACAACCTGTGCACCAACAACCACTCCAACCAGTGcaccaacaaccacaacaacctGTACACCAGCAATCgtaacaaccacaacaacctGTGAGCCAGAAATTACGTCTACAACCACGTGTACCCAAGAAattacaactacaacaacctgTGCATCAACGACCACAACAACCTGTACACCAGCTACCACAACAACATGTACTCCAGAAattacaactacaacaacctgtgcaccaacaaccacaacaacctGTGCACCAACAACCAGTGcaccaacaaccacaacaacctGTACACCAGCAATCgtaacaaccacaacaacctGTGCTCCAGAAataacaactacaacaacatgTACACCAGAAattacaactacaacaacctgTGCACCAGCAACCACAACCACGTGTGCACCAGGAattacaactacaacaacctgTGCAccagcaaccacaacaacctGTGCATCAGAGACCACAACAAGCTGTGCATCAACAACGACAACGGAATGTGGACCCGTAAACGGAGTCTCCGGTTCTTCGAAGGCGAGGCCAACGTCTGTGAAAGTGCGACCAGCGAGACCCGTGCGCCCTGCCGTTCGTCCCGCATTGGAAATCGATGAACTGTCGGCTCCCCAAGCCCAAGAGCTAACCATGTCCACCTATACAAAATACGTGTGCCGCAACAAGCCAGATGGCTTCATGCTGGCGTCCCTGAAGAGCTGCTCCGACTACTATATCTGCCGGTATGGAAAGCCACTGTTGGTGAGCTGCGGCGATAAATACTTCAACGCTCTGAAGGGCATTTGCGATCTGCCCGAGAACACGCGTTGCGTGCAGCCCCAAGCATAA